A DNA window from Camelina sativa cultivar DH55 chromosome 17, Cs, whole genome shotgun sequence contains the following coding sequences:
- the LOC104757019 gene encoding very-long-chain 3-oxoacyl-CoA reductase-like protein At1g24470 yields the protein MQRACIYDSQPWHLHVVCIIGFLYLLRLFFPLLKWFITRFLLTNPKRLKSYGSWALVTGATEGIGRAFAHELAKHGLNLILVSRNLSKLEALSNDFGQEFPHIKIKIIPFDFSSGGGYNVIEEGIKGVEVGILINNVGITYPRAMFFHETDQLTWTKILKVNLEATTWLTRSLIRPMLQRRRGAIVSISSGAAVVVPSYPLCAIYAATKAYIDALTRSLHVEYKKFGIDVQCQVPLYVATRMVSEVAAIHKPSFFIPTPEVYAKAAVEQIGIGSRCSPFWAHSLQWFFLGFVPDYFINAWRLSFGLRRRSLS from the exons atGCAGAGAGCATGCATCTATGATAGTCAGCCATGGCACCTCCATGTCGTATGCATCATAGGCTTTCTCTATCTCCTTAGACTATTCTTTCCTCTCTTGAAATGGTTCATCACAAGATTCCTCCTCACAAACCCGAAGCGGCTCAAGAGTTACGGTTCGTGGGCTTTGGTCACTGGAGCCACTGAAGGGATCGGACGCGCCTTTGCCCACGAGCTGGCCAAACACGGCCTTAACCTCATCCTAGTCAGCAGAAACCTTTCTAAGCTTGAAGCTCTGTCTAATGATTTCGGACAAGAGTTTCCCCACATCAAGATCAAAATCATTCCATTTGACTTCTCATCTG GAGGAGGATATAATGTAATCGAGGAAGGGATCAAAGGCGTCGAAGTGGGGATTCTGATAAACAACGTTGGGATAACTTACCCACGAGCTATGTTCTTCCACGAGACTGACCAACTCACATGGACCAAAATCCTAAAGGTTAATCTTGAAGCAACCACATGGCTCACACGATCTCTCATCCGACCAATGCTTCAACGTCGCCGAGGAGCCATCGTCAGTATTAGCTCCGGCGCCGCAGTTGTGGTCCCTTCTTATCCTCTCTGCGCCATCTACGCCGCCACCAAAGC TTATATTGATGCACTAACAAGATCCCTACATGTGGAATATAAGAAGTTTGGTATTGATGTCCAGTGCCAG GTGCCGTTATACGTGGCAACCAGGATGGTGTCGGAAGTAGCAGCTATACATAAACCAAGCTTCTTTATACCGACGCCGGAAGTCTACGCAAAAGCGGCGGTGGAGCAGATCGGAATTGGATCACGTTGCTCGCCGTTTTGGGCTCATTCCCTTCAGTGGTTTTTTCTCGGATTTGTGCCAGATTACTTCATTAATGCTTGGCGTCTCTCTTTCGGACTTCGTCGAAGAAGTTTATCTTAA
- the LOC104757020 gene encoding uncharacterized protein LOC104757020, which yields MTRDWDRKIKVFSKFFQDVKRQGLLANDSKCLCIGALVGQEVEALKRVGVTDSVGMDLVPYPPLVIRGDFHHQPFDDETFDFEFSNVFDHALYPDKFVGEIERTLRPGGLCVLHVALSTRSDKYSANDLYSVEALVRLFRRSEVVHVRNVDGFGLDTEVVFRKKRDSSIIVRS from the coding sequence ATGACACGAGACTGGGACCGTAAGATCAAAGTGTTCTCAAAATTCTTCCAAGATGTGAAACGGCAAGGTCTCTTAGCCAACGACTCTAAATGTCTCTGCATCGGAGCTCTTGTCGGTCAAGAAGTGGAGGCCCTGAAACGTGTGGGCGTAACGGACTCAGTGGGAATGGATCTGGTGCCGTATCCGCCGTTGGTGATCAGAGGAGACTTTCATCATCAACCGTTCGATGACGAGACTTTCGACTTTGAATTCTCCAACGTGTTTGATCACGCGCTTTACCCGGACAAGTTCGTTGGAGAGATCGAACGGACACTGAGACCAGGAGGTTTATGTGTTTTACACGTGGCCCTCTCTACACGCTCGGATAAGTATTCGGCGAATGATCTGTACAGTGTGGAGGCATTGGTGAGGCTATTCCGACGATCGGAGGTTGTTCATGTCCGAAATGTTGACGGCTTCGGGTTGGATACGGAGGTTGTGTTTAGGAAGAAAAGGGATTCATCAATCATAGTCCGGTCATGA